In the Silvanigrella aquatica genome, GATTAAATTTGTTTAAATCTTCAAGAATATCCTGTATTTTATATCGTGTAATCATACATACTGAGTTACAAATATTCCAAATGTGAGATTTTTTTAAAACTTTTTTAGAGGGAGGTTGAAATGTTTTTAATTTAAAAAAATTATTTTCATAATGAATTTTAGCTAAAGGAAGTGCAATATAATTTGATGTCACTTCATGCTCAAATAAAAATGTAACATTTGCTTTAATCCGAGGAATAAATATTTCATCCTCACCCGTATTTTCATCGAAGGAATAAATGTTGTTATTTAAAGATTTATATCTTGAAAAATTAGAATTTAAAATACTATTTTTATTTAAGTTTTTAGGAACACAAAGTGTTAAGGTCAAAGAATCTTTACTTAAGGTTTCTTTGTAACTGCTTAAATCTATTTGGAGAGGTGTGCTATCTGATTGATAATTATAGTAATATTCCAAGCCATCTTGAAAAGTGCATTCCAGTTCTTCAATTTTTAAAATACCGCTGAGGAAAGAAGTTTCTTCAAATTTAAAATTTTTGATTCCAAATGGATAAACTGTATTTTCAAAATTTTGATAACTCACAATATTTTCACAACGTCGAAATGCTTGTTGAAAATGCTGAGGTGATAAAAGCATGCCGTCATGCCACATGATTTGATCAGGGATATTTTTTAAACTTTGCATATATTATGTCCTTATAATATCAATTAAAATGAAATGAAATTGATGCTAAAGCTTCAAATCCTGATGTACTTGTTGCAAGATTTTTAGAGTTATCGGAAAAAACAAATTGGTAGCCTCCCCCTAATGAAAATTTGAATTTTTCAGAAACATTTGTTTCTAGAAACAATACGGGTTTTAAAGTCCAAAAATATAACACGACGTTTGATTTTGTTTCAGAATTATCTAATATTTGTGTTCCATAAGCTTGTCCTGCTCCACCATAAATTTTAATTTTAGGATGAAAAATGGACGCCGCATAAGGAATGACTGTAAAGGCATTGCCGCAATACCAGAAATTATTTATTAATGTAGATTTCTCACTATCAATATAAAAATTCTGAAAAGAAGAACTACAAAATAATGAAGATTGAAAATAGTGATTTAGATCGAGACCAATTTCGGTTGTAATGGGCAATATGTTTTTATTTAGAATTTTTTTAAAACCAAAACTTTGTTCTACTAGAACATTAAAATTGTCATTTTCTTTTTTTGGAGAAATAGCCGTAACAAGGTTTTGTTGAACATATATGTCGTTATTTTGGGGAATTTGATAAGGATTAAATTCCATTTATTTCTCCATTTCTTGAAAGTAATCAAATCCTAGAGAGAAAAAGTTGAGTTTCAAATTTTTATAGGGATTTAATTGGATAGGGTAAGCATTAGCATTATTTGAGAGTCTGTTAAATAAAAAGGCTCCAGAGGCATTTGAATTGATATCGATGAGATATTTTGAATAATTTGAGTCGGGTGTGAGTTCAAAGCGATAAATTTGAACATCTTTCGAAGTGCGTAATGTTTTTATGGCATCTGCATTAAATGTAAACCAATCTTTAATAGGAATTAAAGAAATTTGTGAATAGAGTTCAGGTTTATAGATGATGACAAGTTCTGAGAGTATGGCAGAGTTGCTATTTGCATTTTTTTCAATATTAATTTGAACCGAGCAAATTTTTCCAAAAAATCTTTCTAAGAAACTTCCTGGTTTTTGTGCAACTAAATTTTTAGGAGGGACAGCGGGTGGTTGTTTACCTCCGGAATCGTCGTCAAAGCTTTTTGCTTTGGCTGAGAATTCCGAAATATTTTTTGATGTTTCCTTTGCTGTACTTGCAGCAGAATTGGCAGAATCAAGTGAAGATTTAGCTGAGTCGAGGCTAGACGCGGCAACGCTTCCCTCTGCGTGCGTTGGGAGAATAGGAATATTGAAAAAAAATGCAATAATAAAATAAAAGGGTGAAAAAATTTTCAATTTTTTTTTATGATTTTGTAATTCAATGAGAACTCCGCATAAGTATAAAAAAAAGCTGCTATATTTCTTCCTTTGATATAGCAATGAAAAACGCCTCATATTGGGCATTAAATTTTATACTATATTCAATTTTTTTTATTTTCAAGTAATAAAGTAGATTTATCTTTTAAAATCATAAAGTATATTGAAATTAAAGTTCAGAAAAATCAACATCTTAAATGTATTGAAATAAAAATATAATATTTCTTGATACATTCATTTTCTCCATATACTTTTATGCCACATAGAATTGTGATTGGTAAGTTATAGAGCACTTTTCTAACGAGTAAATGTAATAATTTTTAAGTATATACATATTTTTAGAGGGTTATAGTATTATTTAATGTTTATTAAATTTCGAATAAAATTAAAAATGTTGATAAATCGCCTTAAAATATATGGATTTATATTTAATATTAAATTTTATTTGCGCTCTCTCTTGTTTTGGATTTTAGTATTGCATATTTTGATAGGCGTGTTTGCTTTTGCTCTGAAAAGCTATAATCGAGATTTGTTTTTAAATTATTGCCAAAATTTTTTATTGAAAGTATCATTGCAGCAGCAGATAAAAATAGTTCCTTTATTCTTTAAAAAAGCTGATATCAATTCGGAAGCAGATTTAAAAGAAATAGCAAACGGCTTCAGTCAAATAAAAGATAATTATGTTTTTTTTGTATATAGCATAAAAAACAAAAATTTAATTTATAACTTTGATGGTATTGATAAATACTCGTATATTTATGACTTTGCTTCTCGAGAATCTCTTTTCAAAAAAGCGGAACGAGATATCTTTAGCTCCAATGAGCTTGGGTTACAGTTTTTATATCCAAACTTCTTTTTTGCCATTAAAAATATAAAAATTAATCATGAAGACTTTTATATTTTTTTAGGATCCAATAACCATGCTGTTAAATGTTTTAGTGATTCTTTAATTAAAAATACTTTTTATATAGACACATTAATCATATTTATGCTTTTTTTTCTTTATATATTGGTAACAATTTTTGCTGTAGCTCCTATTTTTTTATTTATTCGGAAATTTAATAGGAGTCATTTGAGCTCTAATATTTTTAAAGTAAAAGAAGTTTTTGAGTTTAATCATATTAAAAGACTTAGAGTAACTCTATTACATTCATTAAGAAAAATTGAAAAATTTGAAGTCGAAAGACTTCATATGATAGATAATCTTATTAAACATCAAAATGATGTTGAAAATGGTAAAATAGTGTCACAAATTATTCATGATTTAAAAAGTCCTCTTGCCGTTTTTGAAGAGATTTTAAATAATCGCCATATTAAAAATAATATAGTAAATAGGAAAGCAAATTTAGCTTTTGCAAAGATGAATTCTCTTATAGAAAGTATTAGAGATCCTAAAAAGGAAAAATATTTAAATAAAGAAAAAAAAATGTTCGATATGTCAAGACTATTTTCTGAAATAAAATGCTATGCAAAAACTAGAAATGTAAAAATTATTATTTCTCCACATTTCAATATTCCAGAAATATATTGTGATCATCTTAAAATTGAAAGGTGTCTTCAGAATTTAATTCGTAATGCAATTTATTATTGTCATTCTTTTTGTAAAGTAGAGTGGCAAATAAAAAATAATAGTGATCTTTATATAGAAGTTATTGATGATGGAAATGGAGTTTCTTCTGAGATTGAAAATACTATTTTTGAATGGAGAATTACAGGCAATAAATTAGAAGGAACGGGAGTAGGACTTAGTTATGTGAAATATGTAGCAGATATTCATGGGGGTGAAGTCTCATACTTCAGAAGAAATAATGCAACAGTTTTTTATTTATATATTCCAAATATTTTAAATTTTAATCAAAATAGTATGAGTTCGAAATTAGTGCGTAATTATAATTCTATTTTTGATTTAAAAAATGAAATATTTTTTTTAGTGGAAAATCATTTATATATAAATAAAATAAAACATATAAAATGGCCAAATAATATAAAAATAGTATATCTTAAAAGCTGTGATATTGAGATTGATTTTTCTAAATGTTTTTGCTTTTATACTGACTCAAGCACAGATTTTATCGAAAAAGCATTGACATTAGGTGTAAGTGTAGTGCTTCATAAGCAAGACTATAGTAGTCAAATAATTCTTAAAAAGGTCTTACAGACAAAAAAAATGAATGGTGTAAAATAATGATTCTTGAAGAGCTCAGTATTTTAATTGTGGAAGATTCTAAAGATGAATTGGAAAAATTCATTATACTTTCTCAATCATGCGGATTACAGGCTTTTGGAGCCTCTACGTTAGATGATGCCAAACAAATGCTATCTCTAAATGGATATGACATTTTATTAACGGATATTCATTTAGGAAATGAAAATGCAGAATCAAATAAATTAGGGTTTGAAGTAATTCAATTTGCATTGGAATCGCAACCGCAACTTATTATTTTAGCCATGTCATATGATTTAGACAAATCTGTGTTTGATAAGGCATTAGAATTAGGCGCCTCACATTTTATAAGAAAGCCTATATATAATTCAGATGAAATATTAATTTATATTAAAATGGCTTTACAAAAAAAACACTCTAAAAATATTAATAGCTCTACTGATTTTAGTATCAATAAATTCATTGATGATAAGTCTTTTAAAATTTTTAATAGTGGAGTTATTGTATCTGCAAAACATGATAAATTTTTATCTGGTGTTGCAAAAAATAAAAAAATTCCATTGGTTCTTTTTGGTGAAACAGGAACAGGAAAAGAAGAATTTGCTAAAATATTACATAAAAAAAGAGTGGATCAAGAAGGTGTAATTCCTTTCATAACAGTAAACTGTCCTTTGCTTGATAATGATTTGACTTCATCATTATTATTTGGACATAAAAAAGGTGCTTTTACCGGTGCAAATGAAACAACAAATGGTTATGTTGCCGCAGCAAATGGAGGGATTTTATTTTTAGATGAAGTTCATACGCTTGATTTAACAACACAAAGAAAATTACTTCGCGTTTTAAATGATGGAAATTATAATAGAGTAGGTGATTTGCGAAGCATACATTCTTATTTTCAATTGGTCGTAGCTACGACTCGCGACCTTGATGAAGAAGTGGAAGCAGGTCGCATGCTTGCTGACTTTAAATATCGTATTAGTGGTGCGGAACTAGTGTTAGATCCTCTTCGCGAAAGACTTGATGACATTCCTTTTTTTGTGGCTATTTTTTTTAGACGTGAGAAAATTGATGTCTCAGAAGATTTAATTTATGAAATCAGTGAAAAATGTAAATATTGTAATTGGAAAGGGAATATTCGTCAGTTATTCCGTGTTTTACAAAGGATGTTAATTAATGCGCAACTCCATGAAGAAGTTTTAAATATTAGTCATCTGGTCATTCCAAGTAATGACCCAAAAAATTTAATTTCAAGAAAAATTAAAAATTGCTTATCTGAAAATAAATTCGCAATGAATGAGCATGAGTCTCATGCAAAAAGTTTATTGGAAAATGCTTTTCAAAATGATTGTTCTTTAAGTGAAACTATGGATGCTATTGAAAAATCTATTTTAATTAATGCTATTAAAAGGCACAATAGCATTGCAAAGGCTCATCTTGCTTTGGGAATCAGTCGTAATGCAATTGACGCAAAAAGAAAAAAATATAAAATTTAATCATCTTATTGAGACACTCTTTCATTAGCAGATTCTAAAATTTAATTTTTATTTTCATTGCATTTTATTCATAGAGGTGATTGCAAAATCGATCCTAACAGGTGTATCTCTCCTGAGGAGTGGTGCCTTAAGCTTACCGATTTAGAGAAGGAGTTATTCTATGAAAAATGACCTTAATATGAGAACCCAGGATTTCCTAAATCAAAACTCAATCATATCAATTCAGAGCTTGCCGAAGAGCGCTCTTGCCGATCCCTCATTTCAAGATCCTATTTGGGAATTAGCTAAAGACAATGGTTGCGAAACCCCCTTTTCAAATGAATTTTTGCAGCTTTTGATTTATGTAAGAAATATTAATAAACTAGCTTTTCATACTGCCGAAGGCGCGGAGGCTTGTACAGCAAAATCATGGCGTGCCAAAGAACACAATCCAGATAGAAATTTAAATGGAGGTGGTGTCATGACTGTGATACGTGCCAACCATCTTGAAAAATCCGCTGTAAATTATAGCTGTGTTTGGGGGCCAAAATATCCCGCTATTGAAGGAGAATACGCCAATAAGCCTTTTGCGGCCGCAGGTGTATCGCTTATTTCACATCCAAGAAATCCTTATGCCCCCATAATGCACCTTAATGTGAGGTGTATTAAGGTATTTGATCAAGGCAAGGTCACAACTTGGATTGGCGGCGGGGCCGATCTCACACCTATGGTACCTTATGCGGAGGATACAGAACTCTTTCATAGTGCAATGAAAGAAGTATGTGAAAGAACTCCTCATATTGCAAATTACGACAAATATAAAAAATGGGCTGATGATTACTTCTTTATCCCACACAGAAAAGAGTCTCGTGGTGTTGGTGGTATCTTTTTCGACTTTGTAAAAATTGAACAAGAATCAGATATGTCCTTACTCCTCGATGTGGGACAATATGCAGCAAGAGCTTATGCCGAAATTTTATCTCGACGTATTGATACCCCTTTTGACAATGCCCTTCACGAAAAGCATCTTTATTGGCGCGGCCGCTATGCTGAATTTAATTTGGTTTATGATAGAGGCACAAAATTTGGTTTGATGTCCGGTGGAAATCACGAGGCCATATTTTGTTCTTTACCCCCTCAAGTAAGATGGTGAAATATGGTTGAAGTTGGTTTTTTTTCCCTTTGCTTAGGGCTCTGCTTTTCAATTTATGCTTTAGTGATGGGAATTTATTCCTTAAATAAACCATTATCGGGCGTAGTGGCTAGTGCGCGAAACGCCCTGATTGCTGTATTTGTTTGTGTTTTATTGTCATCACTTGTGATGTGGAATGCAATATTTTTTCATGATTTTTCAGTAAAATATGTCTACAAGCATTCTGCAGTTGATATGCCCCCTCTTTATTTATTTACCTCATTTTGGAGTGCCCTTGAAGGAAGCCACCTTCTTTGGACATTGATTATGAGTGCCATTGTCGCCTTTGCTCTTGCTACGGTAAGAAAATCTAACCTTTCTTTATATCCTGCACTGTGCGTCGCCTTTGGTTGCGCATTGACCTTTATGCTGTTTTTGAATGTGACTTTTTCAGCACCCTTGGAACGCTTTTTTCCTGTAGGAAAATTCGGCGAAGGGATGAATGCGTTATTGCAAAACCCCTATATGGCAATACATCCTCCTATGTTATTCACAGGATATTGTTTACTTATTGTTCCCTTTGCCTATTCTTTCGCAGCTTTAATCAGGGGTGGATTCACTACGGAATGGTTGGCCACGGTCAGAAGATGGTCACTGCTTGCTTGGGCTGTATTATCAATAGCTATTTTCTTAGGTGGAAAATGGGCCTATGTTGAGTTGGGTTGGGGTGGTTATTGGGGATGGGATCCTGTTGAAAACAGTTCACTTATGCCTTGGCTCGCGATTACTGCTGCTATTCATACTTTACTTATCACTGACAAAACAGGGCGTTTGCCGCGCTTGCTCCTCTTTCTAAATATGCTTGCCTTTGCTCTTACTTTTCTTGGGACTTTTATTACAAGATCGGGAATTATCAGTAGTGTGCACTCGTTTGCGGAAAGTGAAATTGGCCCGTCCTATTTAATTTGGGTTGTCTTTTTACTGGCATTAACTTCCGGATTAGTTTTTACACGAGGACATCTTATTCAAGGTGCCGCAAAAACAAACGAGTGGCGTGTGTCAAAAGAAAGTGCACTTTTATTTACTAATTTTTTCATTTTATTTTTACTCGCACTTGTCTTTATTGGAACTATATTGCCGCTTGTAGTAGAAGCAACTCGTGGAATTAAAATTTCAATTCAACAACCTTTCTTTAATGCCTTTGCTCCCTGGATAGGAGGGGGATTGGTGTTATTGCTTGGTGTGGGAAATTTAATGCGCTGGAGAAATGGTAAAATTGAAGATCCTCTCACCTGTTTGTTGTTTCCTTTATTATGGGCGGGTCTGTTAACTTATTTTTTAGCGGAACGAAAAAATTTTGATGCTGTAAGTTCTCTGACATTTTTAATAGTCTTATGGACTTGTGGTGTTTTGATAATGGATTTGGTTTATAAATTACGCTCCATGCGTTGGAATGGAAAAGCCTTTTTAATTTATAATCGACCTTATTTAGGTGCATTTATAATTCATATTGGTTTTTTATTTGCTATTGCCGGTTTTGCAGGAAATTATCGTGGTATTTCTGCAGAAGCTCATTTGAATTTAAATGAATCAACTCAATTTAATGGGTACACGATTACAAATCAAGGATTAGGATTTACCAGAGAATACAATGCTCAATATGTTATTGGAAAATTAAAATCTGTTGATAATCAAAGTGGCGAAACTTTTTTTGTTAACCCTATGCGGAGCAAATTTACCAATAATGAACAGTGGTTTAATGAAATAGGAATACATTCCACTTTTTGGCATGATTTATATATTGTACTCGCTTCTTTTGATGTGAATAATCAAAGTGTCACTTTAAAATTAAATTGGAATCCCACTGTAAAATTAGTATGGACGAGTTTAGTTATAATGGTATTAGGCGCCTTTATTTCTCTCACTCACCGCATTAGAAGAAGGAGTTTGGATTTTGATGACAATGGAAAAGTTTCTTCTACTGAAAATACCATAGAAGAATTTTTGCAGGAATCCATTCGCACGTCTTCTATTCAAAATCCACAATTTGCTTCTAAGGTAACTTCATTAAGCATTATTATTTTTGCTTTGTTTGTAACTTTACTTGGATTATCGGGTTCCGCATGGGGACAATCACAAAATGGGAATAGTATTCAAAAGGAAGTTCGTCCCGTAATGTTAAATCCGCAACTTGAGGAAGTTGCCAAAGAATTGCGTTGTCCTACTTGTATTGGCATGAGTGTATTAGAAAGTGGCACTTTGCAAAGCGTTGCTATGCGAACTGAAATTGAAAAACAATTGTCTGAGGGAAAGTCAAAGGCTGAAATTATAAGCTACTTTAAAAAAGCTTACGGACCTTGGATTTTAAGAGAGCCCGATGTTCATTCCTCTATAGGATTTGTAATTTGGAGCATCCCTATTTTGGGGCTTTTATTGGGACCACTATTTATAGTATTTGCCTTAAGAAATTCTAGAAAAAAGAAAAATCAAGATGATCAAAATTTACTTAACGAAATCAAAAAATTTATTGAGGAACAGAAAAAGGGAATGAAATCATGATAACAATATTGATTTTGTGTTTTATCTTGGCAATTCCCCTGTTATTTTTTGTGCTTTCACCTCTCTTATCTTCAAATAGTAAAAAGCTTATGACGCAATCTATTGTAGGATTTAGCAGTGAAAATGACTTAAGAAGCGTTATTAATATTAGAGATGAAATACTTCAAAAACTTATTTATGGTCAATCATCAAATGAACATGTCGAAAAATTGACTGAAGAAGATGCGTTAAAGGCTTTAGTTACTTTATGTGACCGTTTAAAGAATTCTGGATTAGCTTGTTTCCCTAAGCAAATAAAGAAATGCTCAAATGATTCAAAAAATGAAAACGGGTCATCCTGTTTAGGTTTCTTAATTGTAGTATTAGTCACATGCTTGAGCACGATTTTTTTAATAAATTTTAAATTGCATGCAGCGCAAGATAATGTAAATGCAAATGTAAATCAAAAAAATGTGACAGCGCCTCCCGATTTAAAAATTCCTCCACCAACAATATTACCGCAAAGTGGATATTGGTTGCCCTCAATCAATCAATATATTTTAGCTCCTATGCAGGGCGGGATACATATCTCTTATATTGGAATGTTTGCAAATACCTTTCACGCAAAGGGAGCGCTTGTTCAACTTCCCTTACCAAAGGGATTTGTTGATTTACAAATTTTTGGTAATCCTGATCTTATTTTTGAAAAAAATTCCAATGGCGGTTCTCCACTTTTAAACATGCCCTTAATTGAAGGAGTTAATCAACTGAGCGTTGAATTTTTTCTTCCAGCTCATTTTGGTACAGTACAATGGCAATCTGATGATATTCACTTCTTGCCCGGAGTGACAATTGTGATGATGCCCGAGTATTTTGGTGCTTTAAGAAGTTTATTATCAAATTTTAGCCAGTCAATAAATGTTTGGCCCCCTCGTATTTCAAATGTACCTTCAAGTTTTCGTTCCTTTGTCGGTGCAGATCCATTAGACAATTCAGTAACTTCACAAAGAGATTCTAGTGTGCTATCGCGTCAACTTGTTCGCGTAGGCGATTCCGCAGCAGATTTTCCAACTTTTGATATTAATGGAATTCTTCCTTCGCGCACACCAATTTATGTCTTTGTCGTTTTTCTGGCGTGTTTCCTGTTTGGGGTCACCATGATCTTTATTTTTAAAACGTCAAAATAATTTACTTGCTTACAATTTTTTATAAAAAAAAATGAAACTCTTCTTGCTCGGATTAATTCTCATGGTTACAATATAAATTGTCTGACATGGAGGTTTCGTTTTATGATATTAAATAGTGACTCAGTTGAACTTATAAGAACAAATGCAATTCGTCTTGCAAATTCGATCCGCACAAAAGATGATCTCGTCGATCTCGCTACAGCAAGCTCTTTCGAACAAGTTTTTTCTGCCATTGAAACAATTCTTACCAATACAGAAATGTATTTTGATGATAATTTATTGATACAGCTTGATGTTCAAACTTGGCAAAGTTTTAAAGCAATTTTACTTGTGTATACATTAAACGTTGTCAATCGCCAAATTAATCTAGCACGTGAAGCTGGTTTTGCGTCTCATGCAAACCGTGATTTTGGCGCAAGTACAACAAATCTTTAATTTATTTTCACGTCTCCCTTGCACTCTCCTTTTTCCTCAAATATGATGTAGTTGTAATTTTTTTGAAGCTTAAAGTCTGTTTCGTTAGTTAATATTGTACACAGTTTTTTTTATTGTTACTTTATTGGAGGATCTATATGAAACGTCTGCTCAAGACTGCGTCTGTTTTGTCGTTAATTGCTCTCCCATTTGGTGCTCATGCTCAAGCGCCAACTGATGTTTCGAATTTCTCGCCACGTTTAAAATTACAAAGCCGTTACTCTTTAACGGATTCATACCGTGCTAATGAACTCGATTTAATCACAGCGACGGCACGTTTTGGAATGAATTATCGTTATAAAAACGTATTTGGAACTCTTGAAGTGCAAGCGGGTAGTGCTTCTGAGCCAGATACTTCTTCTACACCTGCAACTACTTCATCAAATGGTCCTCAAAATTTAATGCAAGTTCGTAAAGCAAGTATTGGATTAGATATTATAAAATCAGATCCTGCAACTGTAAGTTTAATTATGGGTAGAGATCGTTTAGTGGGCTCTGTGTATTATGCACCCGATGCTCTAACACAAATTTTAGCAACGAACCTTGATAACGTTTCAAGTTCAACAAGCTCCGATGGCTTAGGCTTAAAGTATGCTGGGAAGTTGGATTTTGGTAAGTTAGGTGCCCAGGTGGGTATGTATAATAACTTAGCGGTTGCAACGCAGACAACAGGAGCTGGTTGGTTTGGAAATTCTTCAATTGTAGCAGGAGATAACTCTTTTGCAGCGGCACCAAAAACTCAATCTCGTGCTATACAAGCAGTAGCAAGTGCTGACATAAAAGTAGACGAAGGAAATGTTGAAGTTCGTGTTGCTTACGGCTCGCAGCCTAATGCTGTAAAAAGTGTAACTTCTGCAAAATTATATACTGTAACTGATGTGACAAATACAGAAGCATCATTAGGTTATAATTATCAAGAAGGCGCCATTAGAGCAGGTTTATGGTACCAGGGAGTAACTACGAGCAAAGACTCAACAGGAACTTTAGGAAACTCCTCTACTGTGAGTTACACAGCGAGTACAACAGATAATTCACAGACTATAACCACTATAGGTGTCGGTTTAACTGGTAATACAAAGCTATTTTCTATGACAGGTTTTTTAGCTGATGGTGATGTTTTAACATATGCTTTAGGTTATCAAAATGCTACGGGTCAATATATCTCTTCTACAAGAACATTAACAACAGATATGTATAATTTTGGCTTTGGTTACATGCAGGGTAATTTTTCTATTGAATTAAACTATGCAGCAACTTCTGCAAATTATTCCGCATATACTAATAATGATGGTGTTTCTAATCAAGATACAGCGAGTCTTGTTTACTTAGTTGGAACGCTTGCAGTCCTTTAATATAATTGACTTTTAGTAACTAAAAACTTGTCACTCCTTTTAAAATTGGAATGACAGGTTTTTTTAAATTGTACTTGTTACTTTATTTAGATTTTTTGGCAAATCCGGGTTTCTCTCTCTTAAATGTGCAAGTTGAGCGGCAAAGGGATAAAAACGGTGAATTAAGGTGACAACGTCACAGAGAGAATCTAAAGAAGGTGCTGTCGGGATGACAGTGGTATTTTTTAAAAGATTTTTATTTTCTTCAATTATATTTTCTGCCGCAATAGCAATAATTTTAGCTTCTTTTTCTTGGAACTTATCAATTAATTTTAAAATTCCCGATAATGCTTCATCTTTCTGTAAATAAACGATGAGAGGGAAGTTTTTTTGTACTAATTCAAAAGGACCGTGTAAAATTTCGGCACCACTAAAAGCTTCAGCGTGTAGACCACAGGTTTCTTTAAATTTTAAGGCAGACTCTAGAGCAATAGGAAATGTGAAACCTCGTCCAATGGTTAAGACACTTTTTTCATGTTGAAGAAGCTGAAGTGCAGAATGATATTGCTCAGAATTTTTCTGAGATAATAAACAAGGCAGTTGGGCAAGATGATTTTTTAAATCCTGATTTTGCCTCCAAAAGGCAACAAGTTGAATAACTCGAGTAAGAGAAGCAATAAAACTTTTAGTTGCGGCAACTGAACTTTCCTTTCCTGCATTTAAAGGAATAAAATATTCACTTTCTTTCTCTAAAGGCGAATTGAGTTCATTTACAATTGATAAAGTGACAGCACCTTTTTTTCTGGCTGTTGCCATACATTCAATTAAATCATCGCTTTTACCAGATTGAGAAATAGCGAACACAAAACCATTTTTATAATTGATATTAGATTTATAAATAGTATGGACTGAAGGAGCAATAGAAGATGTTGGAACACCAAGTTGTGTTTCAAAAGCATATTTTGCAAAATAGGCTGCATGATCAGAGCTCCCCCTTGCAATTGTGGAGGCAAAATAAGGAGGGTGTTTTTGCAATCTTTGCACAAGTTCTTCAATAACAGGCAATCCTATTTTTTGTTGGCTTTCAATAATAGACGAACTTTCTTCTGTTTCTGACTCCATTAAAGATTGAGAACTCATAAACAATTTCCTTTACTACATTAAGAGGGGGTAATTTTGTTCATTTTTAGCAATACTTTTTTCAATGGTTGAATTCACAATAGCTTGCACGCTTCCTGTTAACTTAT is a window encoding:
- the tssK gene encoding type VI secretion system baseplate subunit TssK encodes the protein MQSLKNIPDQIMWHDGMLLSPQHFQQAFRRCENIVSYQNFENTVYPFGIKNFKFEETSFLSGILKIEELECTFQDGLEYYYNYQSDSTPLQIDLSSYKETLSKDSLTLTLCVPKNLNKNSILNSNFSRYKSLNNNIYSFDENTGEDEIFIPRIKANVTFLFEHEVTSNYIALPLAKIHYENNFFKLKTFQPPSKKVLKKSHIWNICNSVCMITRYKIQDILEDLNKFNHDTHRAIYNNRLLALKSMKSSLPRFEACLYSEQLHPFHLYLEFYNLYSQIISNDIEEMPPTLIEYNHFNPLACFEKIHENLVEFLEREIPTNYNITKLTKIDKKFQISFNTNIATFENNSFVLLGFKKSYSVTNENFINWIKSAIICDEENHSINLERRSLGLSRSIVEKYDTLIPQRNIFLVYAKLDNNRRENIKLVVSASIDTNSHFLPEEIILYSRKSA
- a CDS encoding sensor histidine kinase codes for the protein MQQQIKIVPLFFKKADINSEADLKEIANGFSQIKDNYVFFVYSIKNKNLIYNFDGIDKYSYIYDFASRESLFKKAERDIFSSNELGLQFLYPNFFFAIKNIKINHEDFYIFLGSNNHAVKCFSDSLIKNTFYIDTLIIFMLFFLYILVTIFAVAPIFLFIRKFNRSHLSSNIFKVKEVFEFNHIKRLRVTLLHSLRKIEKFEVERLHMIDNLIKHQNDVENGKIVSQIIHDLKSPLAVFEEILNNRHIKNNIVNRKANLAFAKMNSLIESIRDPKKEKYLNKEKKMFDMSRLFSEIKCYAKTRNVKIIISPHFNIPEIYCDHLKIERCLQNLIRNAIYYCHSFCKVEWQIKNNSDLYIEVIDDGNGVSSEIENTIFEWRITGNKLEGTGVGLSYVKYVADIHGGEVSYFRRNNATVFYLYIPNILNFNQNSMSSKLVRNYNSIFDLKNEIFFLVENHLYINKIKHIKWPNNIKIVYLKSCDIEIDFSKCFCFYTDSSTDFIEKALTLGVSVVLHKQDYSSQIILKKVLQTKKMNGVK
- a CDS encoding sigma-54-dependent transcriptional regulator — encoded protein: MILEELSILIVEDSKDELEKFIILSQSCGLQAFGASTLDDAKQMLSLNGYDILLTDIHLGNENAESNKLGFEVIQFALESQPQLIILAMSYDLDKSVFDKALELGASHFIRKPIYNSDEILIYIKMALQKKHSKNINSSTDFSINKFIDDKSFKIFNSGVIVSAKHDKFLSGVAKNKKIPLVLFGETGTGKEEFAKILHKKRVDQEGVIPFITVNCPLLDNDLTSSLLFGHKKGAFTGANETTNGYVAAANGGILFLDEVHTLDLTTQRKLLRVLNDGNYNRVGDLRSIHSYFQLVVATTRDLDEEVEAGRMLADFKYRISGAELVLDPLRERLDDIPFFVAIFFRREKIDVSEDLIYEISEKCKYCNWKGNIRQLFRVLQRMLINAQLHEEVLNISHLVIPSNDPKNLISRKIKNCLSENKFAMNEHESHAKSLLENAFQNDCSLSETMDAIEKSILINAIKRHNSIAKAHLALGISRNAIDAKRKKYKI
- a CDS encoding coproporphyrinogen III oxidase → MKNDLNMRTQDFLNQNSIISIQSLPKSALADPSFQDPIWELAKDNGCETPFSNEFLQLLIYVRNINKLAFHTAEGAEACTAKSWRAKEHNPDRNLNGGGVMTVIRANHLEKSAVNYSCVWGPKYPAIEGEYANKPFAAAGVSLISHPRNPYAPIMHLNVRCIKVFDQGKVTTWIGGGADLTPMVPYAEDTELFHSAMKEVCERTPHIANYDKYKKWADDYFFIPHRKESRGVGGIFFDFVKIEQESDMSLLLDVGQYAARAYAEILSRRIDTPFDNALHEKHLYWRGRYAEFNLVYDRGTKFGLMSGGNHEAIFCSLPPQVRW